TGTAATATTCATTTCATTGATGTGACAACAtttcccgcgctttatgcaaattttcaGAACTTGAACTCCACAGAAACAATTCCTGTAAAACAATGCctgattccaccattcaaaatcgtcttggaaaatgtgaaggtcaggattatcaCAGTgcaatcacttaaaaggtaggtcagtagtggtttttcttttggCGATtcatgaatggaatgtgaaaaactatatcatGAGTAAACGTggttgatagtttagattatttttaccgataaccgctacaaATTTCAGCTGACGGCAACTTTATGCATTATACTGCTTGCTGTAACACTTACAGTTACaacatttataattgtttttacatgCTCACTGTAATCAGTTTAAACAGTTACATTTATGATTCAAAAGCTAATTAACATGCTGTCTGTATTATCGTAACAAAACTATGATTACTCACTTAATTTATTATGTCCTAGCTTTGATTCAAGGGCACATTATTTAATGTTAGGTGTCAAATAGTCATTTTCGACTACTGTTAGCGTCAAATGGAttaaaattttactgtgattcgtcaaaatatccttatcgtgatttgTCAGAGGTCCCAAATAATTATCATTGCCATTATTTTTGGAATCAATAaatgtgattcgtcaaaatcattcgattttttttatcgtctaaTTACAGGGTTTGAAATTAGCAGGGGCCTGCTCGCCAATGGCCCTAATATTTGGTGTGGGCTACTTAAATTTCTGCTTATCTTGTATAGGACTGTATATCAGGGCTACAAAATTTAAGCTGTGGGCTACAATTACCAAAGTCTCAAGTTCAATCCCTGAAATAAAAGTACATATTAccgtcatgcaccaaaaattatcGTTAACATCaattggcaagaatttttaccattattcgtcatgaaggtaccccattactaccctcataAAAATGCATTAGTACCATATCTTTTTTGAAAAGGGGATTGGTCCATTGGTAATAAGCTttagataactcttacaacgaaaGGTCAACTTGTAACACTACAAAGTGGTACAGATGAAAACTTgtacgataaaaaaaattatgcaatatCCAGATTGTTTTGTGTAATATACAGCATTTATACATGAGAAACTTCTGATGCCACAGATGGCTGTACCATAACAACATGCACTTCTCTATGAAAAATCTACATGGACatgaaataatcaacaaaaagatGTATGACATGCTTATTTCTGTTATCAGAACCTTTTGTAGCAGGCTTCCAAGTAGGCCAACTGtaaattcatgaaattatttCGTCTTCTTACTGGGAAATGGCAAATTTTGGCAATTTGTGAAATGACACTCTACTGTGAATTTCATTATCTGTCTTTTCCAATTATACTTACATATATATGCTTGTTTCCTGCACAAACTGACACCAAGTTTTATGCAAAACCTTAAGTATTTTATTGCATtgcaaaaaaatcattcaaaaagtaAGTTTTGAGAGCTTTCTTATTTGACTACAAATCCAATTTCTGCTGGAGTGATTTCTCAAATTTTTTATAAGAAGATGTATGCAAATTGAGTGTAGAACTTGTCAAACATTGAAAATCATAAACCTATCATCATGCAATTGCATGTTCAAATTAcctcatgtatatatacaaaaatgtatcagCGTaaaatttttctgaatttttttaacatgcaaaagTGTATATTTTTTGGCCAAAGGACCATTGTGTAGGTTggctttgaaaaaaataaacagtatTTTAATTTGGGTCTGAGCATTTTGATTTACAATTACAGAAAGTGCCATTGAAAAGTTTCAATAAACAGTTTTCCACAACGACAGTTAGAGCTGGATCTCAGGTAAATTTACATTAAGTCATTTGTGTAGAACAGTCTtcatgaaaaacttttaaatcaGCAGGCACAGAGCTCAAATTTGGGAAAGTTCAGTTAGATTCTGTTAGCTTAACTTGTAGAGATGATTTTTACGGACCTCAAAGTCAAAGCAATTTTACATGTCTGGGCTGCTGGGTCTGTGGCTAAGCGTGTCAGAAGAGTGGTAGAATAGTATATTTTAAATCCAAATTAGAAAATAAACCCAGCAGTGGTCTTACATCCATCACACATCAGCTTCCTTTTTACCACATATGTTTAGCAGGGGTTacttttttattaacaaaaccATGAACAAAAAGAAATAGGATATACAAATGtacagcaacaaaagacaaccaccaAATTACAGACTCCTAACATGTTTGTAAGCCCTAACCCACACCGCTAATCTTGGACAGTGGTGACGCAGCTCAACattactataaaaatcagttgaaaagagctTTAACTCATTAGAATAATACAAAGCACAAAAGAATAAAGACGTTGTCACTCAAACAAAAGATTTGAGAGTAATTGGCGTTACTGAAAGCTATTTGAAAGCCAAtaataactattaaaaaaatcatctatCTAAAACTAAGTTATCATTCAGTTCACATCCAATGTTTGCCTGTCATTGACTGACCTTTGTCTGTGCcaaaattttaattaataataTCTAATTTTAGCACATTCAATTACAAATAAATCTAAATGATTGTTTTTACAGTTAACTGTCAGGGATGCCTTGAATGCTGCTATAGATGAAGAAATCAAAAGAGATGATAAAGTTTTTCTATTGGGAGAGGAAGTTGCATTGTATGATGGTGCCTACAAGGTTCTTAATATATTCTCACAAAATTGAAATCAGTTTGAACCATTGAAAACTTGCTAATTCAAaatacaatgatatataaattaaatgctttaatttttcCTTGAAAAGTCCTTGTTGTTCCTGATTGAACAGTTATCCTTCATCAATATTATTATGGATAATTGGAATAAATTCTATAGTGTTATAATATTAAATAGAAACTTTCTTGTAATGTTGAGAACTTCTTTGTAAAACATGTGAAAGAAAAGATTATTAGCAGGATAATGGCCTTAGCTGTAAATATCTACACGGCTACTTAAATGTTCTTCTATGTTCCAGTTATTAAAGCTTTATGTTCTACGCCTCAATGTTACGATGTACAAACCTGTTAAAACTAGTGAATTTATCCAAAAATGAAAAACTGCCATCATCATAaaccaaaagaaaagaaaaaaagttttgatttattttacatttatttgttgtATATGCAATAAATGTATCTGATGTTAGTAGTAGATGGAAAACAACCAAACTTGAAGCTCTAGATTATCAAACATAACTTATTTTATCAAAAAGCATGTGTACCTAAATATTTTATCCTGTAATTTCTAGAGCGAAACAAAATTCAGCAGATTTCATCTCTCATAGCTGTCTTCTACTACTGGTTCTTTTGTTTATGTAAATGTGATataaagaagatattttttttctctgaaatttTCTTTTATGATTACAGGTTAGCAGAGGATTACACAAGACATATGGAGACAAGAGAGTAATAGATACTCCTATTACTGAggtttgttaaatttaaaaacaaatttaagcTCACCTAGCCAAAACTTTAATTATGACAGGCTTTATTATAAGTCAAACTTAACACAGATAAAGTGCACACAAATACCAGAATTGCTGTCTCAgagaaatatttaaatgtttttttggtgttttttttcatactttttccatgtaaggggagataattaagaAACTCAGAATGATGTATtgtaaattctaaaatttgttgttaaagttttaatgtgggaaaatgtaacaaaatgttttaaaattatcaCATAATTAAAGTTTGCATtcatttcttttaattgaaaTACGAAATTCATTCACCAATCtcttaataataaaattgttgtttctctaatttttgtgctattttctcATTTCCTGactggtgtgagaaaaatatttttcctcactagtgaaaaatcagcaaatgattagtcgaaatttgatttatatgacgtcataatgttttgttttcttttcaattttcctattgtgatgtcaggaaaaaaggcgaccttgcctgatgacgtcgcatataaagaacacaagtttctgaaaatctttgaaaaagaatgattaaagtcattagagaaacagattctgacactataactcgtgtattacgatatttttctattctcgacagttaaatttaattatttaaaatgctcggcaagcctcacgctttaaataataaaatttaacttgtCTCGAGTGGAGATATattgtaatacacttgttgcagtgtaggaatctatatttcttgtttcaaattcaaattattaatCCACtgattaaattttacttttatactGCAATTATCAGTTACTGTAAATCAGAAAATAGAAGTTTCACAAATGGGGAAAGTTAATTATTTTGTGTTTCataattttcagtttttcaaaGGAACTTTATTTTACTATCCAATTATATGTAAATTGTTTGGGGTCTTGAATTTCTAGATTTTGAAGTAATTACAATGGGATTAGATAATTGACAAACCCAACATTATTATATTATTCTtgcatatttgattttcaaaataacaacctCAATGTCACAAGTTGAGATTTAAAAATAGCAGCTTTGTGAAATGTTAATTTCTACCTTTATTGATGTTTCAGGATTATTTAAATAGACAGTATGTAACTGTATCTTCATGCCTCTAtattgtttgttgtattatttcatCTAGAAATTTTCTGACATTTTGTTTTGCAGATGGGTTTTGCTGGTATTGCAGTAGGAGCAGCTATGGTAatatttataaactaaataaatCATACATCTTGAATTTATTATTAGTTCAAATATATGAGATAACTCCCCTCATGTTAAGTCTGTAATATTTAAATGCTACAACGGTCCATATTGACATTTATTCAGGGGAAGCAACCCATCTTAATCTGTATGAACAATTTGATCATTGTACATAAAATAAATTAGTTGATTTTTAAACTTGATAGTAGCATTAACGTGTAAATTAGTTGGGAACCTTAAAGTTTACAGCATGCCTTTATTCTTATCACTACATTGGATTAAGCATTATCTGGAAAGTAACAGTAGCTGTTTGTCCTGTTTATTTTGTAATACACCTATGAGCATTCTGATGAGCGTTTACATTTTATAGTAGCAAGAATTATTCCTTTCTAGTACAATATAATTGGAAATAAACACAAATGCACAGAATTTAAATGGTTACAAAATAAGCAATTTGAATGActataataatacataaaatcAAGATCACTTTATTTACCATCTAACTGtagatgtaatttttttttttcaggcaGGCTTGAAACCAATATGTGAATTCATGACATTTAATTTCTCCATGCAAGCAATAGATCAGGTATGgtatattctttaattttattttcttctgttatttttaacaataattatctgtattttaatataaacagTTACACTTGAAAACCTATAATTAATCTTATGCTTAATAACTgaaaaattattcttattttatcttgtacctcatttcaaaatatttaggtttttttaaaacaaaaaacaaaaatgcataaaacaaaaaaaagcacTGTTGATAACTTTAGATAATTTTTCGTTACATGATGTTGAATTTGAAGTTATTCTGAGTTATTGACAAATGataacaattcaattcaaagatTTATTGTTTGAATGAAGTATATTTAAGCTATAGAATTGAATTATGGCTCAGTCTAGTTAAAATCCTTCCTATACAGGATCAATagaataataattgtttttttaatatagaacTACTGCTAATTAAATTTATACATCATTGTGTGTCAAAATGGATTCAGGAAAAGCAAGTTTCCCTCATCTGTATAATCAATGTGATCAGatttatatacttttaaatttcaGGTGATCAACTCAGCAGCTAAAACATTTTATATGTCAGCAGGGCAGGTAAGCTATTATACGAGAAGGCTCTAGTAACCAGACAAACTAGTATACAAACAAACATTTCTGTGGCTGTTAACTTTtaagttttgtacatttttatatcATCTATTGAAATTGTTGACAAGAATTGATTTGGTAATGTTATATCATCCATATCaacctttttatattttgttgattttgaaaatatttttcgaCTCTTATATCTTCAATTAATAACAAGAGAATGTTTTCAAAAGTTACAAGAGGTTGTAGGAAAATGAGAACAGGTGACAGAGTAGTTCTTGCCATGACATCTGTTATTATACATTTGTGTATACAATGTTATATTACTTCTCAAATTTTCACATGTTTACATCAACAAAAAGTTTTAGTTTGCTTTTACACTATATCACACAAAACACTAGAATTAGAATGATATCATTAGTTTGCACTTCTGTCATAGCTTCCAATGAATGATCAGAGAGATATCTTAACATTCATCATATTGTCTGTACTGTTGTGTATAAGTGAGATCCAGTCTCACCTTAAACtatatattaaatcaaattttcataattgttttgacAGGTTCCAGTCCCTATTGTCTTTCGAGGACCAAATGGAGCTGCAGCTGGTGTTGGAGCCCAACATTCACAGTGCTTTGCTTCATGGTACAGTACTTGTCCAGGACTAAAAGTATTATCCCCATTCTCTTCAGAAGATTGTAAAGGGTTATTAAAAGCAGCAATTAGAGATCCTAACCCAGGTCTGTATGAAGGGAAGTTatcaaaatcttaattttttgCAGGTAATTGAAAGGTTCTAAAATAGCAATGACTGAAGCTTTAGGATAACaaagtaaatttaaaaagaatCTGTATAATTTCTAAAGAAACAACTCTCTTCAACAAAGACCAAATGccatagacattaacaactataagtcccCTTATGACCTTCAACAAAGTGTAAAACCTATAATGCATAGATCGCTTTAAAAGACCTGAAAAGACAAATCTGAAACacttcaaatgagaaaacttaaCAGCCTG
This sequence is a window from Mytilus edulis chromosome 1, xbMytEdul2.2, whole genome shotgun sequence. Protein-coding genes within it:
- the LOC139493547 gene encoding pyruvate dehydrogenase E1 component subunit beta, mitochondrial-like, encoding MASAVVQRIVRKVPLKSFNKQFSTTTVRAGSQLTVRDALNAAIDEEIKRDDKVFLLGEEVALYDGAYKVSRGLHKTYGDKRVIDTPITEMGFAGIAVGAAMAGLKPICEFMTFNFSMQAIDQVINSAAKTFYMSAGQVPVPIVFRGPNGAAAGVGAQHSQCFASWYSTCPGLKVLSPFSSEDCKGLLKAAIRDPNPVVFLENEIMYGTSFDMSDEAMSEDFVIPIGKAKIERQGNHITLVSHSRYVGHCLEAANELAGQGVECEVINLRSIRPMDEETIVKSVMKTNHLVTVEGGWPQCGIGSEICARVIESQAFNYLDAPVLRVTGADLPTPYAKQLEDNSFPQTHNIVGAVKKSLNIS